One genomic region from Reichenbachiella ulvae encodes:
- a CDS encoding toxin-antitoxin system YwqK family antitoxin, translated as MSRKRAFGTWIAYFLFIGSIWAQGVEVRTYYDQDQQVLKEVFYVNDTIENLLNGPYRSYYLSGKVKSEGEYQYNRATGDWVYYFENGNIRNTGSFFRGRSVGIWTYYFENGNKRSEGILEDNQRAGEWTFYFEDGGLKSEGTYLDGIRDGLWKFYYEEGSLKAQAIFKNGKGDYKEFYLSGSLKMEGLNRNGKSDSLWTYYFESGERMAEGYYKKGLKTGPWKYFYKNGEISAQGGYEEGQTIGNWIYYHENGAKSAEGLQKNSQKDGYWKMFYETGEMKGIGEFDEGTGEYNEYYVSGKLKVNGHFLNGLNDGHWTYFDEEGHIEGEADFEQGMGQYTGYYLDGSIKMSGKIAGGRRVGEWTLYKKNGEIAGKYHPVYQDDNPVFLTEERLNDGSNQEEYEKPEYKFKRKKSRNFTPVVNEYKGVIFATNPLMLFAGHAPLSVEYYLQERLGYELMYSYRRDPFFSSLEGVGTDDVFTQGHRLKFKQKFYSKDQKYGMLYFGHLIGANFDKHSVKINEGSGNFQTVSMGEQNYYYGVIVGDRWMKNPGNAGFTVDAYIGFGLGYRNKSRDYSDRNFDSSFKSVPGEGINVPVFFGVNIGYLGFKKYQTNGPVR; from the coding sequence GTGAGTAGAAAAAGAGCGTTTGGAACATGGATCGCCTATTTCCTTTTCATCGGGAGTATATGGGCGCAGGGCGTGGAGGTCAGAACCTACTACGATCAGGACCAGCAGGTGCTGAAGGAGGTTTTCTATGTCAACGACACCATCGAAAATCTGCTCAATGGTCCCTATCGCTCTTACTATCTCTCTGGAAAGGTCAAATCAGAAGGCGAGTACCAGTACAATCGCGCGACAGGAGATTGGGTTTACTATTTCGAAAATGGGAACATCCGAAACACGGGGTCCTTCTTCAGAGGTCGATCGGTGGGTATATGGACTTACTACTTCGAGAATGGAAACAAGCGATCGGAAGGAATCCTGGAGGACAATCAGCGAGCAGGCGAATGGACTTTTTATTTTGAGGATGGCGGTCTGAAGAGCGAAGGAACCTACCTCGATGGCATACGCGATGGGCTTTGGAAGTTTTATTACGAGGAGGGCAGTCTCAAGGCACAAGCCATCTTTAAAAACGGTAAAGGAGATTACAAGGAGTTTTACCTCTCTGGGAGTCTCAAGATGGAGGGGCTCAACCGCAATGGCAAAAGTGATAGCTTGTGGACTTACTATTTCGAATCGGGCGAACGAATGGCGGAGGGTTATTACAAAAAAGGCCTGAAGACCGGACCTTGGAAATATTTCTACAAGAATGGTGAAATCTCAGCCCAGGGCGGTTATGAAGAAGGCCAGACGATTGGTAACTGGATTTACTATCACGAGAATGGTGCGAAGAGTGCGGAAGGTCTCCAAAAGAACAGTCAGAAAGATGGCTACTGGAAGATGTTTTACGAGACAGGTGAGATGAAGGGTATCGGTGAGTTTGACGAAGGGACGGGCGAGTACAATGAGTACTACGTCAGTGGCAAGCTCAAAGTGAACGGGCATTTTTTGAATGGATTGAATGATGGGCACTGGACCTACTTTGATGAAGAAGGGCACATCGAAGGAGAGGCAGATTTTGAGCAGGGGATGGGCCAATATACTGGCTACTATCTGGATGGCAGCATCAAGATGTCAGGAAAGATCGCCGGAGGTCGTCGAGTTGGGGAATGGACGCTCTACAAGAAAAATGGAGAGATAGCAGGTAAATATCATCCTGTATATCAGGATGACAATCCCGTCTTCCTGACCGAAGAGCGGCTCAATGATGGCAGCAATCAAGAAGAATATGAAAAGCCCGAATACAAATTCAAAAGAAAGAAATCCAGGAATTTCACTCCAGTGGTCAACGAATACAAAGGTGTGATATTTGCCACCAATCCACTGATGCTTTTTGCTGGTCATGCGCCGCTATCAGTGGAGTATTATCTGCAGGAGCGACTGGGCTATGAGCTGATGTATAGTTATAGACGTGATCCGTTTTTCTCTTCCCTGGAGGGTGTGGGTACTGATGATGTTTTCACACAGGGACACCGACTTAAGTTCAAACAGAAGTTTTATAGCAAAGATCAGAAATATGGCATGCTGTACTTTGGTCATTTGATAGGGGCCAATTTTGACAAGCATAGCGTGAAAATCAACGAAGGCTCTGGCAACTTCCAGACTGTAAGTATGGGCGAGCAGAACTATTATTATGGCGTGATCGTAGGAGATCGCTGGATGAAGAATCCGGGTAATGCGGGCTTTACCGTTGATGCCTATATCGGTTTTGGATTGGGATACCGAAACAAGTCCAGAGACTACAGCGATCGAAATTTCGACAGTTCATTTAAAAGTGTTCCGGGAGAGGGAATCAACGTGCCAGTGTTTTTTGGCGTGAACATAGGCTATCTCGGATTCAAAAAATATCAAACCAACGGCCCAGTAAGATAA
- a CDS encoding type II toxin-antitoxin system RelE/ParE family toxin: MAEVIWSSNALTDLSEIGEYIEVDSPKYAELTVNKLYNKVEVLSMYPKMGRKVPETEKENLRELIEGNYRIIYEVGNVDIFILTVHHSSRPLKL; encoded by the coding sequence GTGGCTGAAGTAATTTGGTCCAGTAATGCTCTTACTGATTTGAGCGAAATTGGAGAATATATTGAAGTTGATTCTCCAAAGTATGCTGAATTAACAGTTAACAAGCTTTATAACAAAGTTGAAGTCCTTTCTATGTATCCAAAAATGGGAAGAAAAGTTCCAGAGACAGAGAAGGAAAACTTGAGAGAACTCATTGAAGGAAATTACCGGATTATTTATGAGGTTGGGAATGTTGACATCTTTATCCTTACAGTCCATCATAGTTCTAGACCCCTGAAACTTTGA
- a CDS encoding acyl-CoA dehydrogenase family protein has translation MKDTFESPDFYALDDLLTEEHLLIRQSMRDFVKKEISPYIEDWAERNHFPEEIVGKFGEVGAFGPQLPAEYGGGGLDYISYGLIMQEIERGDSGMRSTASVQGSLVMYPIFKFGSEEQKKKYLPKLGSGEMLGCFGLTEPDHGSNPSGMVTHFKDAGDHYLLNGAKMWISNSPKADIAVVWAKNEEGRIHGLIVERGMEGFSTPETHGKWSLRASCTGELVFDNVKVPKENLLPGKSGLGAPMMCLDSARYGIAWGAIGAAMDCYDSARRYAMERQQFDKPIASFQLIQKKLAEMLTEITKAQLLNWKLGKMMDEGKASTAQISMAKRNSVATALDIAREARQIHGGMGITGEYPMMRHMMNLESVVTYEGTHDIHLLILGHEITGISAIK, from the coding sequence ATGAAAGACACATTTGAATCTCCAGATTTTTACGCACTCGACGACCTGCTGACCGAGGAGCACCTTTTGATCCGTCAGAGTATGCGTGATTTTGTCAAAAAAGAAATCAGTCCCTACATCGAAGATTGGGCCGAGCGCAATCATTTTCCAGAAGAGATTGTGGGCAAATTCGGAGAGGTCGGCGCTTTCGGCCCTCAGCTACCTGCCGAGTACGGCGGTGGCGGCCTGGACTATATCTCCTATGGCCTGATCATGCAGGAGATCGAAAGAGGGGATTCGGGCATGCGATCAACTGCATCCGTACAGGGGTCTCTGGTGATGTATCCTATTTTCAAGTTTGGCTCAGAGGAGCAAAAGAAGAAATACCTACCCAAACTGGGCTCAGGCGAAATGCTGGGCTGCTTCGGTCTGACAGAACCTGACCATGGCTCTAACCCGAGCGGCATGGTCACCCACTTCAAAGATGCCGGCGACCACTACCTGCTCAATGGTGCCAAGATGTGGATCTCCAACTCACCCAAGGCTGACATAGCGGTCGTCTGGGCCAAAAACGAGGAAGGAAGAATCCACGGGTTGATCGTAGAGCGTGGCATGGAAGGCTTCAGCACGCCAGAGACACATGGCAAATGGTCGCTGAGAGCCAGCTGTACAGGAGAGCTCGTGTTCGACAATGTGAAAGTGCCCAAAGAAAATCTACTGCCTGGCAAATCAGGCCTGGGAGCACCGATGATGTGCCTGGATTCGGCCCGCTACGGGATCGCCTGGGGCGCCATCGGAGCAGCGATGGATTGCTACGACTCTGCGAGACGCTATGCAATGGAGCGCCAACAGTTCGACAAGCCCATCGCGTCCTTCCAACTGATTCAGAAAAAACTGGCAGAAATGCTCACCGAAATCACTAAGGCCCAGTTGCTCAACTGGAAGCTAGGAAAGATGATGGATGAGGGCAAAGCCAGTACGGCACAGATCTCCATGGCCAAAAGGAATTCGGTCGCTACTGCGCTGGATATCGCTCGAGAAGCCAGGCAGATCCACGGAGGCATGGGCATCACTGGCGAGTACCCCATGATGCGCCACATGATGAACCTGGAATCGGTCGTCACCTACGAGGGTACTCACGACATTCACCTGCTGATCCTCGGACATGAGATCACAGGGATATCGGCTATTAAATAG
- a CDS encoding NAD(P)/FAD-dependent oxidoreductase, translating to MTKILRYRLKPEIALDEQRFEEFVKGKVGEGAQWKLFKRSIDARSKCVQVNVEIALSENGEDPRPFAYQKPDNHVENKPAVIIVGAGPAGLFAALRCIELGAKPVILERGKDVQARRRDLAAINKEHKVNPDSNYCFGEGGAGTYSDGKLYTRSKKRGDVTRILEILVAHGSNENILVETHPHIGTNKLPKVIADIRETILSRGGEMHFDTRVEDFVIKEGELRGVKTQDGATWEGIGVILATGHSARDIFYLLDKSGVKIESKPFALGLRVEHPQQIIDQIQYHCDNRGEYLPAAAYALATQTHFEEVKRGVFSFCMCPGGFIVPAATADGEVVVNGMSPSRRDSKFANSGIVVAIENEDLEAYAEEGEFRALAFQSEVEKNACAIAGGTQTAPAQRLVDFVHGKVSNSLPDCSYQPGLASVNMRDFLPESIYERLKFGFKNFGRKSKGYLTNEAQVLGVESRTSSPVHVPRDRDTLEHVEIKRLYPCGEGAGYAGGIMSAAIDGEKCAEKLIEAYLKI from the coding sequence ATGACAAAAATATTGCGATACAGGCTGAAGCCGGAAATTGCGCTCGATGAGCAGCGATTCGAAGAATTTGTAAAAGGGAAAGTGGGAGAAGGCGCACAGTGGAAACTCTTCAAAAGATCCATTGATGCGAGAAGTAAGTGCGTGCAGGTCAATGTCGAAATCGCCCTTTCTGAAAATGGAGAGGACCCCAGACCCTTTGCCTACCAGAAGCCGGACAATCATGTGGAGAACAAGCCAGCAGTTATCATCGTTGGCGCTGGGCCTGCAGGACTTTTCGCCGCACTTCGCTGTATCGAATTGGGTGCGAAACCAGTCATACTAGAGCGTGGCAAAGATGTGCAGGCGAGAAGGAGAGACCTGGCTGCCATCAACAAGGAACATAAGGTCAACCCCGATTCCAACTACTGCTTTGGTGAAGGGGGAGCTGGCACATATTCAGATGGGAAGCTGTATACCCGATCCAAGAAGCGCGGAGATGTGACTCGTATTTTGGAGATATTGGTCGCCCATGGTTCTAATGAAAATATACTGGTCGAGACACATCCACACATCGGTACCAACAAGCTGCCCAAAGTAATCGCTGACATTCGCGAAACGATATTGAGTCGAGGTGGGGAAATGCATTTCGATACCCGAGTGGAAGACTTTGTCATCAAGGAGGGGGAACTGAGAGGCGTGAAGACGCAGGATGGAGCTACCTGGGAAGGCATAGGCGTGATCCTGGCTACTGGGCATTCGGCTCGAGACATCTTTTATCTTCTAGACAAATCAGGAGTCAAAATCGAATCGAAACCTTTTGCGCTTGGTCTCAGAGTGGAACATCCTCAGCAAATCATCGATCAAATCCAATACCACTGTGACAATCGAGGAGAATATCTCCCTGCAGCTGCTTATGCACTGGCTACTCAGACGCATTTCGAGGAGGTGAAGAGGGGCGTTTTCTCTTTCTGCATGTGTCCGGGAGGCTTCATCGTGCCTGCTGCGACTGCCGATGGCGAAGTGGTGGTGAATGGCATGAGCCCCTCGAGACGCGATTCGAAATTTGCCAACTCAGGAATCGTAGTAGCCATCGAGAATGAGGATCTGGAGGCATATGCTGAGGAGGGGGAGTTCAGAGCCCTGGCATTTCAATCAGAAGTGGAAAAAAATGCCTGTGCCATAGCTGGTGGTACCCAAACGGCCCCAGCTCAACGATTGGTTGATTTTGTGCATGGCAAGGTATCCAACTCCTTGCCTGACTGTTCTTATCAGCCCGGACTGGCCTCTGTGAATATGCGTGATTTCTTACCAGAGTCCATCTATGAACGTCTCAAGTTTGGCTTCAAAAACTTCGGTCGCAAGTCCAAGGGCTATCTCACCAATGAGGCTCAGGTGCTGGGAGTGGAAAGCCGTACCTCTTCGCCCGTTCATGTGCCCCGCGATCGGGATACGCTGGAGCATGTCGAGATCAAACGTCTCTACCCATGTGGAGAGGGCGCTGGTTATGCGGGCGGTATCATGTCTGCAGCCATTGATGGCGAAAAATGTGCAGAGAAGTTAATAGAGGCCTATCTCAAGATATAG
- a CDS encoding STAS domain-containing protein yields the protein MKFNFKQDNDLTIIRFEGDLIGEENGPEIIEHVNDTLSNNITKCAVDISEVRYINSSGIGVLITILTKFRNKSGEVVLINPSDHVKKLLVITKLNAIFTIVDDLDQAKEELNK from the coding sequence TGAAATTTAATTTCAAGCAGGACAATGATCTGACGATCATTCGATTCGAAGGTGATCTGATCGGGGAAGAAAATGGCCCAGAGATCATAGAGCACGTCAACGATACCCTAAGCAACAACATAACCAAATGCGCCGTGGATATCTCCGAGGTTCGCTATATCAACAGTAGCGGCATTGGCGTATTGATCACGATTTTGACCAAGTTTAGAAATAAAAGTGGTGAGGTCGTACTCATTAACCCTTCTGATCATGTAAAGAAACTACTGGTTATCACTAAACTGAATGCCATATTCACGATAGTCGATGATCTGGATCAAGCAAAAGAGGAACTGAATAAATAA
- a CDS encoding Crp/Fnr family transcriptional regulator: MRNFEGIIQEYFGQMSREELAIIRSYFKDEELKRNDFFTKSQQYCHRLSLVKSGILRVFTLSEGKEVTQWISTENYLMTEIAGFFFDQPNRWSIQALTDTSLLTITKTDYQKLCEEFPKWHEIEKRFLAKCFMMLENRVFTHLSMSAEKRYELYYEQNKALFNQVPLQYIASVLGMSAETFSRIRKKQAEGQD; this comes from the coding sequence ATGCGAAATTTTGAGGGAATCATTCAGGAGTATTTCGGACAGATGTCCAGGGAGGAGCTAGCAATAATCCGTTCTTACTTTAAGGATGAGGAACTGAAAAGAAACGACTTCTTCACCAAATCTCAGCAGTATTGTCATCGCTTGAGTTTGGTTAAGTCAGGGATTCTCAGGGTATTTACATTGTCAGAGGGTAAAGAGGTAACACAATGGATCTCAACGGAAAACTATTTGATGACGGAGATTGCAGGCTTCTTTTTTGATCAGCCCAACCGATGGAGTATTCAGGCCTTAACGGATACTTCTTTGCTCACTATTACCAAGACGGATTATCAGAAGCTATGTGAGGAATTTCCTAAATGGCATGAGATAGAAAAGCGCTTCCTGGCCAAGTGCTTTATGATGTTGGAAAACCGGGTGTTCACCCACCTATCCATGTCAGCCGAAAAGAGATACGAACTGTACTATGAACAGAACAAGGCCTTGTTCAATCAAGTGCCGCTCCAATACATCGCATCAGTACTCGGTATGTCAGCTGAGACTTTTAGTCGCATCAGAAAAAAACAGGCCGAGGGGCAAGACTAA
- a CDS encoding sugar phosphate isomerase/epimerase family protein gives MKNYFSVLLLVLVLAGCQPSKTENMEEKKELKISLAEWSLNRAIRGGQMSNLDFPRVAAQEFGIYAVEYVSQLFPDDTTDKGYLQQLIDSCDRYGVKSTMIMIDHMGNLGDTTETARKQAVQNHMRWLDAAAFLGCESVRVNGNGFGSVEAVTAALVKSMTELGDEAKKRGLMVIIENHGISMPDGSWNFNSFSSNGKYLSNALKETNHPNVGALPDFGNFAEYDRYQGVKDLLPYSYGISAKTFEFDENGEAIQTDYKKMFDIINASDFDGWVGVEFEGDGVSEYEGIKKTKALIEKYWKP, from the coding sequence ATGAAAAACTATTTTAGTGTGCTCTTGTTGGTACTCGTCCTGGCAGGCTGTCAGCCATCAAAAACAGAAAACATGGAGGAAAAGAAGGAATTGAAAATATCCCTGGCCGAATGGTCACTCAATCGGGCGATTCGTGGGGGACAGATGAGCAATTTGGATTTCCCGAGGGTTGCAGCGCAGGAGTTTGGCATCTATGCAGTGGAATATGTTTCGCAGCTATTCCCCGATGATACGACTGACAAAGGCTATCTGCAGCAACTCATAGACAGCTGTGATCGATATGGAGTCAAAAGTACCATGATCATGATTGATCACATGGGTAACTTGGGCGATACGACAGAAACCGCTCGCAAGCAAGCCGTTCAGAACCACATGAGATGGCTGGATGCTGCTGCATTTTTAGGCTGTGAATCGGTACGCGTCAATGGCAATGGTTTTGGATCTGTAGAAGCGGTCACAGCAGCTTTGGTCAAGTCCATGACTGAGCTAGGTGATGAGGCAAAAAAGCGCGGGCTGATGGTGATCATAGAGAATCACGGCATCAGTATGCCTGATGGTAGTTGGAACTTCAATTCCTTCTCCAGCAATGGTAAATATCTATCCAATGCCCTGAAAGAAACGAACCATCCGAATGTGGGCGCCTTACCTGATTTTGGCAACTTTGCCGAATATGACCGCTATCAAGGTGTGAAGGATCTGCTACCCTACAGCTATGGCATCAGTGCTAAGACCTTTGAGTTTGATGAAAATGGAGAGGCGATTCAGACAGACTACAAGAAGATGTTTGACATCATCAATGCCAGCGATTTCGATGGCTGGGTGGGAGTAGAGTTCGAAGGGGATGGAGTCTCCGAGTATGAAGGCATCAAAAAGACCAAGGCCCTGATAGAGAAGTATTGGAAGCCGTAG
- a CDS encoding DUF4260 family protein, with amino-acid sequence MPGGFTLLFYLSMLGYLINSKVGAWMYNLIHHKLLAIALMAFGFWFGNSLSALIGILLFGHSALDRVFGYGLKYLDHFKNTHLGRIG; translated from the coding sequence ATGCCTGGTGGGTTTACCCTGCTTTTCTACTTGTCCATGCTGGGTTACCTGATCAACTCTAAGGTGGGAGCCTGGATGTATAATCTGATCCATCACAAATTGCTGGCCATTGCCCTGATGGCTTTTGGGTTTTGGTTCGGTAATTCTTTATCAGCTTTGATTGGGATTTTGTTGTTTGGTCATTCTGCGCTGGATCGGGTGTTTGGATATGGTCTCAAGTACCTCGACCATTTCAAGAATACGCATTTGGGCAGGATTGGCTGA
- a CDS encoding adenylosuccinate synthase gives MAVDVLLGLQWGDEGKGKIVDYLTPKYKVIARFQGGPNAGHTLKFGDTKHVLHQIPSGIFHEGSLNIIGNGVVLDPAIFQKEILALEKFENYDSSKLKISKKAQLILPTHRILDAAYENAKGDSKIGSTLKGIGPTYEDKISRNGLRAGDTLGADFMEKYEKSKKRHLDILSHYDFEFDLTELEEAFLKGVEFLKTFDLIDSEYVLNGHLDAGDNILAEGAQGSLLDIDFGSYPFVTSSNTTTAAACTGLGVAVNKIGEIFGVFKAYCTRVGSGPFPTELHDETGETLRKNGGEFGATTGRPRRCGWLDLPALKYAIMVNGATRLYMMKADVLSGFEEIKVCTHYKAKDGSLTDHLPYDLADADFEPVYETVKGWTEDLTGVKSYEELPQSLKDYVKYIEEAVGLPINIVSVGPDRDQTLLK, from the coding sequence ATGGCTGTAGATGTATTGCTGGGACTCCAATGGGGAGATGAAGGTAAAGGAAAAATTGTAGATTATTTAACACCTAAATACAAGGTGATTGCCCGTTTTCAGGGCGGACCGAATGCAGGTCATACATTGAAATTTGGAGATACAAAACACGTATTGCACCAAATCCCATCTGGGATATTTCATGAGGGATCCCTCAACATAATCGGTAATGGCGTGGTTTTGGATCCGGCGATTTTCCAAAAAGAGATTTTGGCTCTTGAGAAATTCGAGAACTATGATTCTTCGAAATTGAAGATCTCGAAGAAGGCGCAACTGATTCTGCCGACACATAGAATCCTGGATGCTGCCTATGAGAATGCCAAAGGAGATAGCAAGATTGGTTCTACCTTGAAAGGAATCGGACCGACTTACGAAGATAAGATTTCCAGAAATGGCCTGAGAGCGGGAGATACGCTTGGAGCTGATTTCATGGAGAAGTATGAGAAATCCAAAAAGAGACATTTGGATATTCTGAGTCATTATGATTTCGAATTTGATCTGACCGAACTGGAAGAAGCTTTCTTGAAGGGAGTGGAGTTCTTGAAGACTTTCGATTTGATCGACAGTGAGTATGTGCTCAATGGACACCTGGATGCTGGAGACAATATTTTGGCAGAAGGTGCTCAGGGATCATTGCTGGATATCGATTTTGGTAGTTACCCATTTGTGACGAGCTCTAACACTACTACTGCGGCCGCTTGTACAGGTCTGGGTGTAGCAGTCAACAAGATCGGAGAGATCTTCGGGGTATTCAAAGCCTACTGTACACGTGTGGGTAGTGGTCCATTCCCGACTGAGCTGCACGACGAAACCGGTGAGACTTTGAGAAAAAACGGCGGAGAGTTTGGCGCGACGACTGGTCGTCCACGCAGATGCGGATGGTTGGATTTGCCAGCATTGAAATACGCGATCATGGTCAATGGCGCTACTCGTCTGTATATGATGAAGGCCGATGTGCTTTCAGGTTTTGAAGAAATCAAAGTGTGTACGCACTACAAAGCCAAGGATGGTAGTCTGACGGATCATTTGCCATACGATTTGGCAGATGCAGATTTCGAGCCAGTATACGAAACGGTAAAAGGATGGACTGAGGATTTGACAGGGGTGAAATCTTATGAGGAATTGCCACAGTCATTGAAAGATTACGTGAAGTATATCGAGGAGGCTGTAGGTCTACCGATCAATATCGTGTCTGTAGGTCCAGATCGTGATCAAACTTTGTTGAAGTAA
- a CDS encoding tetratricopeptide repeat protein, whose product MYWKRVVLFCLILNGTSAWAQKTMEEYVKEGIDYHDRGQYDLAIEAYQQALAINENSDLVNYEIAMTYHFAKQYDKALAHADKVIQLNEKYLIPAYTTKGNCLDAMGQSEEAIKTYQEALARLGDNYLLYYNMALTYYNMNRSEASEAAALQAIRINPKHASSHLLLGYLLRDQEKKVQSILSLHYFLFLEPHSSRSKGAFDLLTDQFYGNVEKGGGSDVTINLSSGSLDKKNEFGSAELMISMLAASNNLEENKDKSTEELFVSNSESFFKILGEIKKKKYRGLWWEFYVPFYYDMAQTWHLETYCYYISQSDNPEAQAWLKANTKRLDLFNAWLSKR is encoded by the coding sequence ATGTACTGGAAGAGGGTAGTATTGTTTTGTTTGATATTGAATGGTACGAGTGCTTGGGCTCAGAAGACCATGGAAGAATATGTGAAGGAAGGTATCGATTATCATGACAGAGGTCAATATGATCTGGCGATAGAGGCCTATCAGCAAGCCTTGGCGATCAATGAGAATTCGGATCTGGTTAATTATGAAATCGCCATGACCTACCACTTTGCCAAACAATACGACAAGGCCTTAGCTCATGCCGACAAGGTGATACAGCTGAATGAGAAATACCTGATACCTGCTTACACCACCAAGGGTAATTGTCTGGATGCCATGGGCCAAAGTGAGGAGGCAATTAAGACTTACCAGGAGGCTTTGGCACGTTTAGGTGATAACTATCTGCTTTATTACAACATGGCCCTTACCTACTACAACATGAATAGGTCGGAGGCATCAGAGGCCGCAGCGCTCCAGGCGATTCGCATCAACCCTAAGCATGCCAGTAGTCATTTGCTGCTTGGCTATTTGCTGCGTGATCAGGAGAAGAAAGTGCAGAGTATATTGTCCTTGCATTATTTTCTGTTTCTCGAACCACATTCCAGCCGATCCAAAGGTGCTTTTGACCTACTTACAGATCAGTTTTATGGTAATGTCGAAAAGGGTGGAGGTTCTGATGTGACCATTAACCTATCCTCAGGATCATTGGACAAGAAAAACGAGTTTGGGTCAGCTGAATTGATGATTTCGATGCTGGCAGCAAGCAATAACCTGGAGGAGAATAAGGACAAGTCTACCGAAGAGCTCTTTGTATCCAATTCGGAATCCTTTTTCAAGATCCTCGGTGAGATAAAGAAAAAGAAGTATAGAGGGCTCTGGTGGGAGTTCTATGTCCCTTTTTATTACGATATGGCACAGACCTGGCATCTGGAGACCTACTGCTACTACATCTCCCAATCCGACAACCCTGAGGCGCAGGCCTGGCTCAAGGCCAACACAAAAAGACTCGACTTATTCAATGCCTGGTTGAGTAAGCGGTAG
- a CDS encoding tryptophan 2,3-dioxygenase family protein: MIMKDIDPKILEQVKKLEQKYEAMGQDLSSYLDGLLHSDYLTYWDYIHLDTLLSLQNPKTHFPDEKIFIIYHQITELYFKLILNEIEQLAFEDPKDAALFLTRLKRVNRYLLHLVDSFDVMIDGMDQNQFLQFRMSLLPASGFQSGQLRLIEFSSTPMINLTERSVRAELEGQDIESLYPHLYWKKGATELATGKKTLTLRQFEEKYADEFVRHAQRYAADNIWSKYKSSYEGGEANAEIVEQLRHLDLLANVNWRLAHYKSAVRYLQKDPDIIAATGGTNWQQYLPPRFQKVIFYPELWSKKEIEDWGKSWVEETVFNLKK; encoded by the coding sequence ATGATAATGAAGGATATCGATCCAAAAATTTTAGAGCAAGTCAAGAAACTCGAGCAAAAGTATGAGGCGATGGGGCAGGATTTGTCCTCCTATCTCGATGGACTTTTGCATTCGGACTACCTGACTTACTGGGATTATATTCATCTGGACACTTTGCTCAGTCTTCAGAATCCCAAAACGCATTTTCCTGATGAGAAAATTTTCATCATCTATCATCAGATCACAGAGCTATACTTCAAGCTGATCCTGAACGAGATCGAGCAATTGGCTTTTGAGGATCCTAAGGATGCGGCCCTGTTTCTGACTCGATTGAAAAGGGTAAACCGATACTTGCTGCATTTGGTGGATTCCTTTGATGTGATGATCGACGGGATGGACCAAAACCAGTTCTTGCAGTTCAGGATGTCCTTGCTGCCGGCCAGTGGTTTTCAGTCCGGGCAATTGAGATTGATCGAGTTTTCTTCCACTCCGATGATCAACCTGACAGAGCGAAGCGTGCGAGCTGAGCTGGAAGGGCAGGATATCGAAAGCCTATACCCGCATCTGTACTGGAAGAAAGGGGCTACTGAGCTAGCGACTGGCAAAAAGACACTGACGCTGAGGCAATTTGAAGAGAAGTATGCGGACGAATTTGTGAGACACGCGCAGCGCTATGCAGCGGACAATATTTGGTCCAAATATAAGAGTAGCTATGAAGGTGGCGAGGCGAATGCAGAGATCGTGGAGCAGCTGAGGCATCTGGATTTGCTGGCCAATGTCAACTGGCGATTGGCGCATTATAAGTCGGCCGTTCGCTACTTGCAGAAGGATCCGGATATCATAGCCGCGACAGGCGGTACCAACTGGCAGCAGTATTTGCCTCCTAGATTTCAAAAAGTTATCTTTTATCCAGAGCTTTGGTCTAAAAAGGAGATCGAAGACTGGGGCAAGAGCTGGGTCGAAGAGACGGTTTTTAATTTGAAAAAATAA